aatttcaaactctcaaatttagttataattattaattttagataatgaaaaataaaacttgTTAAGTATGtcaaaattacaataaacagtcaatatttttattaatatactctagttatatctaataaaagtgaaatgaagaaattaaaagtatGCCCGAAAATATTCATCCacaaacaaaatattatccGTTACCGcaataatgtttattttaatgatggtatttgatattatatcttataaatcacccattaagaaattttctcttttattttaaattacaaataattgtatattttaaacagCGGTAAGTAATTTAggtgaaaaattttaagaaaaactttaaaatatatataagggaataattttgaaaagtataatatatatttttaattatatcttgtatatttaaaaactaatGAATTGAAACAATAAGTATTAATGAAAGAATTCTCCTTACGGCGACCGCTATCCTTGTTCAAAATGTCacataatcttttttaaaatctttataatatctaacaaaaaaaaaatcattccTCTATCCCAATTACTgttatataagaaaaaaaaaatataacactatatataaaaaatcaaaatagatctctttaaataaaaaaaaaagactttGGTTGATAGgaaacattattatatccAACAAAATATCTATCAATTAATATAGttaattaatcattttatattttaaaggaTATATCtcttttattgatatatgATCAAGACACAAGATATATTGTCTTTCaattcattaatatatttttaacattttttatttaattgataatttttaatgtttttttgttttgtaaaattatttattatgagaaatttttcttttctattttattttttaatttttaaaaataattattatcttgATTAAAAAGGACATTTTGACACTATTATTAGTTAACGTGTAATaaatactaaaattttattacatcaTCTCTTAAAATAgtttcaaatttatttagtttataataaattattaatatttaatatttttatcaaaaattatatatatataatatatatatttttttaaggattctcttatttaaaataggatatgataaaatttacaaatattgggaaaattaaaaaaaaaaaaaataataataataattttgtaaatgttattaaaatatttttgaaggTATTCATGTACATCTTGGTGGCATTGGTGTATGAGCAATTTGAAGTTTTGGAGAATATCCAAATACTTCCTCATCAGTATTGCTTTCTTTACATGGTGAAACAATTATTGTGGGGCATTCTATACCACCCTCATGAACAGAATAGTCATCTTCCATTGAAATTGCTGCTAATTTTGACATTAATTCTATATCACAAATAACAGGAGCCATTTCACGTGTCTGTTCCCAGAAACAAGGTGGTGATGCTGGTGGTGAAATaagatataatttatcatttgtaGGTAATTGTAAATGTCCAAATGAATCCTGACATGTTTTTGCTTGTAATCTTATAttctaaaatttatataataataataataaaacatcaTCAAATCAATATAAATTACCCTAGCAAAAAATGCTTTTAATTGTTTTCCTTTATAATTATGATGTTTTACTAACATCAAAGCAGCCGTAGCATGTTCTGGagatgaaaatattattctaaGTCTTTGAAAAGAACGAAGAAAATCAAAATGAATATCAGGTTGAAAttcatcaaataaattaGTAAAATGTTGTTTCTCTGTTTCATCATCAAAAACTTCCAATGGAACTTCAGTTATTATAATTGCTGTTGGTAAGTCTTCATCAGTTGTCACAATTTTATGTTCAGTTGTTGGTAAGGACATTCTTCATTAAATgtttagaataaaaataaaacaaataacaactatatctaaaaaaaaatattttatatttctttaaataaatcatatTACTATGAGGAATATgatgtaaaaataaacaaacattaaaaaataattatgaaaagaaatttaaaacaaatatcataaattgagataaagaaatgataaaaaaaaaaattatatgaattAGACAATTTGCCAATCATTTCTATTAATcttaacaatatataattcttttttttaattagtaaatagtataaaataaaaaattctttactattatataaagttcaatgtttaatttttctttatctcAATCGTAAGTgagtataaataatattaaataaaatagatacATGTATATGTTTAACATATATCTCCGATAAATAACACTAATAAGttttctaatttattttaattctatttttaaagtcAAATAGTTGCTTAAAATACTCTATTTAAAGGCAATCATTATCAATTGACGTAATTTGACAAAAATGTACTctgattttaaatttttcagaTTACGTCAATATACATATGCAAATGATActggaaaaataaaaaagtaatacatattacttttataaaactagaaccaaaatatttttacattaaaaatattttttaaatcaaaattaaagTGTAAATGGAGCATATCgctaaaaagtattataaagTGCTAAGTAGTAAAAAAAGTAgctataaaataatgaatgagaaaattgtaaaaataaattttttctgaAAACTAAAGGATAATGCAAAAAGTGTCGGCTTGggcttttatataaaaaaaagtacacattaagattatatatattattgataaaaaaaaaacttgattgttcaatataaaataaatttaaaaaatactgaaaaacagtaaaaaaaaatattaaaagatattgttataaatttttctaacaacttttataataatttatttaaatataacatgacagaataaatgataaatacttttatgttcatttttttatgttaaaaagattatcaataaaaaaatttttatcataaaagtTAAGAGTCTTGAactttaaagaaattttttatattatttaaataatgatataaaacaCTCTTTTACTTTCATTtcaaataaatcttttttaaaaaatatatttatatgttatataaaattgtcaatgtaaaaatagatagctaattattttctcatgaacataaatttctttagtcaataaacatataaaatataaaaataaatacttttttaaatgataaaaaattatgacaatagaaaaattttctttttattttttttaaaataattttagaaattatatactaatcattaaattgtttttaaaagaaacttaattttattgacctatttaatgatataaaatatttttataaaaagtcctttgaataaattttttaatgtaaataagaaagttgaattattatttaaataacaataataaaaattttttagaaaaataataattgaataGACTTttgtttaacaaaataatgtTCAAAAGAATATGAAGATATATTATCAGCTGTTCTACAACATTTCGTGCCAAGAAACTCTtataggttttttttttcaaatgaaaaatattacttattGATAAGAGAGTTCAGAGAAATTAAGAGGAAAGATAAAACTTTcaattcattattaaaaattgacaGTCATCTAACCATAAGAAAAAGAAGTGTAAAGAAACAAGAAGACATAagcattaaaataattaaatttaatgataatttttcttttcaccgagtcttttttatactaaataaaacaaataattttatattattttaaagcaagaaaaaaataaaaaagggATTCTTTTATTgcaaaaataatactatGTTAGATAATAATGTCACAATAATTAATtagattttaatatattttatattttatttaaacctaatttataattagcttttttatttttatattgaaaatatataaattatactaatataaattttatattagtatattcttcattttcttagttagtattattaactgtgtttaagatatatatttaattttttttagaaaattaaagatgaaattttaaaattagtcttataaaaaaacttcttttgtacaaatagatttattaaaacatcaTAAATTTGGAGGAAGTGGTGGTGAAACATCAACGGCACCTTCAAATAAACGTGGCGGGGGTGGCGGTGGTgttataatgttaaattcattatcttttaaatctttGTCAGGTGAATCCATAGACATATCAGAATCAGAATCACTAATATCAACTGGTCCCAAATTTTGTGACGACTCCTGAGAACAAGTCATCGATGCGGGTTTCGATGAAATACTATTATTTACTGTTTCCAATACTACATTTGAAGAAACAGTATAAACATTATCTACAATTATGGGTGGTGGTATATTGGGATTAAAAATTGGGGgagtattataataatttacaacATATGAATGATAAGAATTTGTCAAGTTAACTGGAGGAAGTACTTTTGGTTTCATTTCCTCTTTCATTTGTGCATAAACATGTTTAATAGTAGTTATATCAATTACAGATGGTTTAGAAAGATTCTGATTTTTTTCTGGTATAGTCGAAGAAAATCTTGATTTTCTTGATACACCACCACCTAAAACATTtcctataattttttctttttccaaTGCAGTAATAATAGGACGGAATTCTTCTCCCTCCGGTacaagtttaattttttgatcaACCATCATTTCCATTATCTCTTTTTTAACATCATCTGAGTTACGATAATTTTCAAAAGCTATATTTATCTTCGTATTCCAAAcactattttttaaataatattcagctatctcttttttcatttcttcTTTGCTAATAGGATGTTTACTATTTTGaagtttttctttaattagtTGTTTTACTTTCCATTTTGTCTCAGTTTGCCTAAAACGGTAAGCATCCtacaaattaattaaaaaaaaaaagtaaaaatatatttaataagtaaaaaaaaaaaataataaataaataacatataagattttcataaatttaataaaaaaatatatgtaatactaccatttcattttatatgtGTTATgctattttgttttatagaCGAGAAAATGAATGTAAAGAAGTTagaatattcaaaaaaatttgaaatctATTATAATtccaaaattattattgtttttatattcaaaacTTTATGAACTAGCAAAAAATCTTTACTAGTTTCATAATTTTTCtggttaaaaatatatataaaagtaaaatattttggaaaaaaaaatctaaatttGTGATCTTTAATCGTGCGCGATAAAAAAAAcagtataaaaaataaataaacaaaatattttaaaaattttgttcattttaaaattttgtgttAAAATTGTGTTTTACTCTCtctattttgttttaataaaagattttatctGACTAATACTACCTAGAGGGTCGCCAGataatacttaaaaatttaacataaacacattttaattaagtacataaaaaatttgaatttaaaaGCTTACCAAATTAGAAACAGTTGAAATATGTTTTTCAACAAATTCATCAAATAATCCCGAaccaaatatatattttttaagaaattcaTCAGTATCTTctagtatttttaattgtttttctaTAACATCACTATTTTCAACGGAATCTTTTTTACATCGTtcttcatatattttatttgctACACAATTTTCATTTTGTTGAGAATCATTTGTAATACTCTGTGACAGAATTTCATCAAGAATAAAGTTTGAATCCATCCGTAAATAGTGATATAAACAATGTTAATTGTGAAAACATCCTACCATTGcataataaacaaatttctttttaagaCCTTAAAGTTTGTAAAggaaaaattgtttaaaaatttttgaaagatGTTAAATTTCAAACGTAATTAGAAATGCAATTTGCACTTTTTTCCAATATTTTCATCTTGAAACTACACTCTTGGTTCTGTTTAAAATACGTTTTAATTGAACTTTGCATTTTTAAGTCAATTATTTTGagtatattttatgttactTACTTTCTTTGTGTTTCAGCGCTCGATTtgactttattttaataaaagctTTCTTGATTAtcgttaaaataatttatttcattttatatctaattttttcaaaGGAAAAATTATGGGAAAAAGTAAAAAGAACATTAGTGAAAATGAGGAAGAATATGTTGTTGAGGATATCTTGGATGACAAATTTGAAGATGGAATAAggttttacaaaattaaatggGAAGGTTATCCTATTAGTGATTGTACCTGGGAACCTTCCGAAAATCTCGTAAGTATtgtgtttttattaataattattttgtaaaatttttagtctAAATCTTTAATCAAGCAGTATGAAataagtagaaaaaaaaagattccTTTTTCTAAAGTTAAATTAGATAAAGGTGAAAGTGACAGTGGTGAAGAAGACAATGAACCAAAAATGAAAGAGATTTTAGATAGTTGTGAAGAAAAtggtaaattaaaatatcaagTTTTATTTACTGATGGGGAATCTAAATGGTTAAAGGCCAAAAAGGTCAAAGGTAGACGTTTAGTGGAAGCTTTTCAAGCTAAAAAAACTAATGAAGAACTCAGTAGAAAAagatctaaaaatttttcagaAACTGAAAGCGAAGTTGAAATTACttctaaaaaaagaaattatagtAGATCTATTTCGAGTTTTGACGAGGTAAACTCGCCCGgttcaaaaaaaagtgaaGGGACCAGGAAAAGTTCTAGAATTTTGGCAAGAATTTGGGACAATACCATTGAAAGAGGTAGTTGTACTCCAACTTCTGCTCTTGTAAAaggtaaataaatttttttttggtcttattttttttttattatttttagattttagTTCCATTCCAAATACTCCATCTACTCCTAAATCTCAATCAAAAGGAAATTCTTTACCAGAAAATCCTACTTCTTCTGAAGTTAAAAATAACGTATTTTCCAGTGAATTGTCTAATAgcaagaaaaataataacaaaaagtCAAAAGTTAAATCAAATGAAAACAAAAGAGAACATTacaatattgaaaaaattgtcGATCATCGTGTTGTCGATGGcattaaagaatataaagTTCGCTGGGAAAATTGTTCTTCTGAAGAAGATACATGGAAACCTTTAGATACTTTTAAAGTaagtttataatattttgttaagatttatttataatgtgTTTAAGGATTCAAATTTGGTTACTGAATACGAAAATTTAACAGTATCTTTGAAGTCTAGTAAAAGCACAAGCAAAGCAAAATGTGGTTTTCTCCAAAGACTTATGAAGAATACAAAAAAAGGAGTAGCCTATAATGAGTCAGAAATCATTGGAATTCTTGATAAACATTACAACAAAGATCATGATGGGTTTTTTTTggttcttttaaaaaataaagaaatagtCTATATCTGTCCAGATGATATACcatcaaattttaaagaagaaTGCATTCATGCTGAAAGAAAAAGAACTTTTAATTGTTGAAGGCACacctatatttttttaattattaaatgcgtcgtatttttacaaaatgaaataatgatagctttatctttataaatgTTGCTGCTAATTTCATGgcttctaatttttttttttacagtttttgtagtttatttaaaattgcgACCTAAAATTGTgcattttttatactaaaacaaaattttttatttttaatatggcACTTCCTtctaaaaattgttattaggtgtttttaaaacaaaaatgttcaaggtttttaaataatgtatactgaatattttttttctataaaattacttattcaacataaatattttaaacaaaattacaACTTTTGAAGTATTTTTgttacaatatttatattttacgTGATGTAAAAAGAATTGAAATGAAGTACActacatttttttgaaaaaaaataaaaacctGTAAAGAGTACTATTTAGTataaattaagaaataattattttagttgcaatcattattatataaaaaattagagTCTCCTTTAATTTGtgttagtaaaaaaaaattaaaagatcaAGTGAAGGTAActgataaattataaaataaaaatattttaaacaatttattataatgtttGTGCTAACATtcatttataaacaaaaaaatatataaaatataaagtttacATCTAAAcagataaaataaacaaaaattaacttttcaaatattacctattaaatatataccattaaaaaaatatatttttcaagtgataaataaatatatgtttcaTCCTGCACAGaaatataagtaaaataaCCTTAATAAATTTACGTGTCACCCTGGAACAGGAAGTACTTTTGTCACGAAACGCgcaaaattttgtattttggAGTATCATCTATtgtctttaaaatttttcaacttAGTGTTTGTAGAAGTTATAAtaggaaattttttttattactatgaCTATTGAAAGTTTCAAAGAAAAGCTAtcaacattaaataaatgttttgtaGATAAAATAACAGAAGAATTTAGTAAAACTCCTCATGCTGATTTTGTAAGTTTTTATCAAacttttctttaatttaattttttagacACCTTGCATGTTAGattatattaaacatttaagTGGTATTGATGATGAATGTTGTGACCACTTTTCTAGGACTAATGGTGTATCAAGTCCAAAATTTCCAGCTCAAAAAATTACAGAGAATCCTTTACTGCCGACAATTGTTCCAAAATTACCTCCACCAGAACCAGTTAAAAGTGGAAGAGTAGgaggaaaaataaaaagaaaagctTCAAGTAGTATAGATGATGAAATGAATAATGATGAAGATAGTGGATCAAGAAAAAATGGCACCTTTGTTGTTCCTGCTGCTCCAAAATCTACGACATCATTTGAATCTAAGCCATCTTTATTTGGTAGCAATGCTAAGCTGCCAGATTCTTCAAAACCAATTCCTATGTTTAATTTTCCTACAATGGACTCAAAAACAACAtctacaaatatttttacatcaCCATCTAGTTTGACAGATGAGaaagataaaaatgtaaCAAAGGAAAAAACGTATAGTATTTTTAACAGTGGTACTTTATCagatatttctaaaaaaccTGAGGATTctgataatgataaatcaAATACTAAACCATCTTATCCAAGTCTATTTGGTTCTACTGATAATACAAAACCAATGTTTTCTTTCATGTCGGCTCCTGTTAGTCAAGAAAAAGATGGAAAAACTCAAACTAAATCAACATTACCAACATTTTGTTTTCAACCTAATACAACAGttagtgaaaaaaaaaatgaagagGAAAACAAAGGTGAAGAAGAGAACGACGAGGAAGAAGAACAGCAAGAAAAGTATGATCCATTACAAGCAGACAAAGATGCATTATATAATGTGAAATGCTCTCTTCATCAGCTAATTGACAAGCAGTATGTTAAAAAAGGTGTAGCTTTCATTAATGTAAAAGAATTAGATggaaaaaaagttataattgtAAGAGCAACAAATGCAATTGGATCAATTCTTATTAATACTCATATAAATGAAAACTTAAAAGTAGCCAAATTGGAAGGAACCAAAGTACGATTATCATTTCCAAATAGTAATGGAAGTGAAATGGAAACGTGGATTGCACGTGTACCAGGAGAAAATGACGTCAAAGAACTACTTGAAAATTTGAAGTTTTAACTCTCTTTTGTCTAGTATatactataaataaatatttactgATGTGTTTGgcaaaatgatattttttctatcatatttcaaaaaaatgtttttaaaaatataaaattacatcCATGAATGTCAAGTACGCTGCCGTCATAGTTccatttttgttaattttatttcagaTAATAGCTTAGGATATATGTTTTCTAAATACCATTTAAAAGGTTTACAATTTAATCTCTTTCTTAGTTCTATTCTCTCTTGAATACTTGAAATTTCCATATCTTTTGCTTTGGGTCTTGCAAGGTAAAATTGTTCCTGGTACTCATCAAACCATACTTTAACAGTTCGAAGGCTATTATAAAGATTGCTGTCAGTAAGTTCAGGTTTAGATTTGTATGGTCTTCGATGTCTAAAAACGTGGCCTACTCTACTACAAGGGACTAATTTAACACCATCTCCACACAACCATGCCTAAAAAATTATAGCAATGAAATATTGAAACAAAAAaccacaaaaaaaaatacagcATTCTTAGATAAAAAGTTATCTGTATTTTTTGTTCTTagtaaaatgaaattaatacTTACTCTAATACTCATTTCAACATTCTCTGCCCCCCATATCTCCATTCCCATATCGTATTCTCCTTGTTCTTTAAAGAATTTTCTATCAACAGCTAATAACCCTCCTGGCATCCCGGGAGAGTCTACTGGAATAATATGATTTTCTTCTTTATCAAAGTAATCCCATGGAATGTATTCCCatctaaaatataaactCCAATCAAAGCCACTTTTTGCAAACATAGCTTTTGtataatcaaatttattGGGATTAATTAAATCTACTATTGGTAAAGCTATAATTTTTggatttttttgtatttcaTGAAGTAAAGGTTCTAACCATCTATCATTAGGTTCACAATGTGAGTCTAAAAATACTAAGACATCTCCTTCTGCATGCCTTGAGGCTAAAACTTTAGCCCTTATTAAACCTTCTCTTTGTGATGatctataaaatttaaaaatatccaTATTCCATCCTTCTATAGATGCATATTCTTTCAAATATTCATCAATTATTAGCTCACTATTTGTATAgtcatcaaataaaataatttcttttagtAATTCTTTTggtgttttatttaaaattccaTTTAACATTCTAATTAGCACACTGAGAGCTTCATTATGATAAACTATGACAATTGATGCTTTTAAAGTTATTGCATATTCAAGCTTATCACatctataatatattaatatattaaaataattataccatcttatatttttattagtaataCTTACAAAGGATGTGCTTGTTTCATTATATCTCTTTTTGGGCCTATTTTATCACTAACATAAGTGTTAAAaccaaaatttatatatccccatttttgtttttcttcCTCTACAGAAGATTTATTTTCAGTAATAGGAGCTTCAAAAATTGTTacattacattttttaaaatcatatttagcccatttttctaattctttCATAGGATCTATAAAAGGGCATTCCGGAAGACTATTGTTACtatcttttatttcattattattttcagcCAATGTTAaagatagaaaaaataatgttaaaaaactAAAGGATTTCATTAacatttatgaaaaaaaaggatatatatatataggtatttaaatcaatttaagaaatttatGGTTATTATTTATCTCATTTCCAAatcattttcatattttttaaaaagatagtAATGTGACCTACATTTATATTGTGTGaaagtaatatattaatttgtaTACGATACTCTAAAATCAATCTTCTTAAGATTCATCATTGGTCTTAATGgtatcatatatataaaataaatataatataatacacttttttttttttctataatatatatgcCCAGAAATTATGTGTACAATATCCTCTCGTCATCGagttttatcattatataaaaaatttataaaattagcTAAGAATTGGGAAGCTATAGAATCATCAAAAACATCcattgaaaaagaaaattttttaaaagaaataaaagaaacCTTTCGACAAAATAAATCTGTAagtctatttttttttattattttatttaatctttttttaatttagcattattaatttttttttttattatagataaATGATGATATCAAAATTAATGAACTTCTTCTAAAGGGTGAAGAACGTTATTATTTAGCGGAAACTTATAAAATTCCATATGGTAAACTAAGTTATTTACCACCATCTAGTATTTATTGTAAGAATTATGCtaatgttatataatatatattttttacttattaaaatatttataaatttgatcatattttttatctaaaatatgattttaattttttttatttaatttatttcagATGTCCATAGAAAAAACAAAACTTTCAGCCTTCGAGGTAGAGTGTCTGATGGAGAAAAGATGGTTGATggataattttgaaaattctTTAGAACATGTTTATAACTTCATTAGATGTTATTACTCTTCttctaaaattaatgatgatttgttaaatgaaataataaagattttaaaaataaataataaatatattgataacATAATAGGACATAAAATTTTGCTTGAATTTCCAtgtaaaaaaacatttgaaagaaatgtattaaaaaagattatttataaggcaagttataataatatggataagtgtatatttttataattatacatttgccatatatatttatagttattaaaattttatttaaaaaaaaatgtttacagTTGGAAAAGGAAGGATTCTCTGGTAGTGATAAGATGTATGAAAGATTATCATTAGTAATGGTTGATGATAAAGATAAGGATACAGTGTCATatagaatatattttgatgataagttaaataataaaattattatacaaGAGTATGTTGAACAATTAAGTTGTGGTACTACGGGTTTGTCGTGTTGGCAAGCTGCTTCAGTTCTAGCTTCGGTAATTTGTTTTGACAGtgaatttaaagaaaaatataatttcaaaGATAAGAATGTCCTGGAACTTGGTGCAGGATGTGGATTAACTGGTATTGCTGCTAAAGTATTTGCTGGAGTTGGTTCTTTAAAGCTGACAGATTGTAATGAGTTAGtaattaaacaattaataagaaatgttgaaataaataaactgGATTGTAAAGAAGTTTCCGTTTCGTACCTCAACTGGAAGGATGAAATAGAAAAAGGTTCTAATTACGATTACATCATTGCAGCTGGTTagttttataaagaaaatgatattaaaaaatatagatgTGTCTActtatttattcttatttctatcatataaatgataaaaaagttttatcaaAATGTATAAAAGACATTATATacatgtttattaaaatatatacttttagaTGTTGTTTATGATACATCAATTCTTGATTCACTTCTAAAGACAGTATCTAACCTTTTGAAAGAAACATCCGGCATGTTTATTATAGCAAGTACATTAAGAAATCAGGATACAATAAGAGAATTTGAAAATCAAATTggtaatttcttttttctatattatattaacattttatttaatattatatttttatagataaaaacaACCTGTGTTTAATGGAAAAAAGGATTTTTGATTATactaaaaatgtttatcttCCTTTTTCAACAACCATTAATGCTCCAAccataatacattttttaaaaagcatTTGAGCATGTCCTAATTTAATTggactttatattttttttttattataaatacctctatacaaattatatttttattaaatataatttttttttatgttgttATTTTGTGATGTGAGGTAAATTGttgttacttttttttatattttttgtagtaataatttttaatatttttaaaaataattgttctgttaaataataatgattctATTGGTTATACGagtttttaaaagaaaagtttgtgttttttttttaaattattcatttttataggGTTTATTTAATGCTAATAAGTATATTTCATTCTGCTTATTTAAA
This Strongyloides ratti genome assembly S_ratti_ED321, chromosome : 2 DNA region includes the following protein-coding sequences:
- a CDS encoding Chromo domain/shadow and Chromo domain-like and Chromo domain-containing protein, whose translation is MGKSKKNISENEEEYVVEDILDDKFEDGIRFYKIKWEGYPISDCTWEPSENLSKSLIKQYEISRKKKIPFSKVKLDKGESDSGEEDNEPKMKEILDSCEENGKLKYQVLFTDGESKWLKAKKVKGRRLVEAFQAKKTNEELSRKRSKNFSETESEVEITSKKRNYSRSISSFDEVNSPGSKKSEGTRKSSRILARIWDNTIERGSCTPTSALVKDFSSIPNTPSTPKSQSKGNSLPENPTSSEVKNNVFSSELSNSKKNNNKKSKVKSNENKREHYNIEKIVDHRVVDGIKEYKVRWENCSSEEDTWKPLDTFKDSNLVTEYENLTVSLKSSKSTSKAKCGFLQRLMKNTKKGVAYNESEIIGILDKHYNKDHDGFFLVLLKNKEIVYICPDDIPSNFKEECIHAERKRTFNC
- a CDS encoding Protein sarah, with the protein product MSLPTTEHKIVTTDEDLPTAIIITEVPLEVFDDETEKQHFTNLFDEFQPDIHFDFLRSFQRLRIIFSSPEHATAALMLVKHHNYKGKQLKAFFARNIRLQAKTCQDSFGHLQLPTNDKLYLISPPASPPCFWEQTREMAPVICDIELMSKLAAISMEDDYSVHEGGIECPTIIVSPCKESNTDEEVFGYSPKLQIAHTPMPPRCT
- a CDS encoding Pleckstrin homology-like domain-containing protein, whose product is MTIESFKEKLSTLNKCFVDKITEEFSKTPHADFTPCMLDYIKHLSGIDDECCDHFSRTNGVSSPKFPAQKITENPLLPTIVPKLPPPEPVKSGRVGGKIKRKASSSIDDEMNNDEDSGSRKNGTFVVPAAPKSTTSFESKPSLFGSNAKLPDSSKPIPMFNFPTMDSKTTSTNIFTSPSSLTDEKDKNVTKEKTYSIFNSGTLSDISKKPEDSDNDKSNTKPSYPSLFGSTDNTKPMFSFMSAPVSQEKDGKTQTKSTLPTFCFQPNTTVSEKKNEEENKGEEENDEEEEQQEKYDPLQADKDALYNVKCSLHQLIDKQYVKKGVAFINVKELDGKKVIIVRATNAIGSILINTHINENLKVAKLEGTKVRLSFPNSNGSEMETWIARVPGENDVKELLENLKF
- a CDS encoding Glycosyltransferase 2-like domain-containing protein, which encodes MLMKSFSFLTLFFLSLTLAENNNEIKDSNNKEEKQKWGYINFGFNTYVSDKIGPKRDIMKQAHPLCDKLEYAITLKASIVIVYHNEALSVLIRMLNGILNKTPKELLKEIILFDDYTNSELIIDEYLKEYASIEGWNMDIFKFYRSSQREGLIRAKVLASRHAEGDVLVFLDSHCEPNDRWLEPLLHEIQKNPKIIALPIVDLINPNKFDYTKAMFAKSGFDWSLYFRWEYIPWDYFDKEENHIIPVDSPGMPGGLLAVDRKFFKEQGEYDMGMEIWGAENVEMSIRAWLCGDGVKLVPCSRVGHVFRHRRPYKSKPELTDSNLYNSLRTVKVWFDEYQEQFYLARPKAKDMEISSIQERIELRKRLNCKPFKWYLENIYPKLLSEIKLTKMEL
- a CDS encoding EF-hand domain and Complex 1 LYR protein family and EF-hand domain pair and Nicotinamide N-methyltransferase-like family-containing protein, which encodes MCTISSRHRVLSLYKKFIKLAKNWEAIESSKTSIEKENFLKEIKETFRQNKSINDDIKINELLLKGEERYYLAETYKIPYGKLSYLPPSSIYYVHRKNKTFSLREHVYNFIRCYYSSSKINDDLLNEIIKILKINNKYIDNIIGHKILLEFPCKKTFERNVLKKIIYKLEKEGFSGSDKMYERLSLVMVDDKDKDTVSYRIYFDDKLNNKIIIQDSSFDKNVLELGAGCGLTGIAAKVFAGVGSLKLTDCNELVIKQLIRNVEINKLDCKEVSVSYLNWKDEIEKGSNYDYIIAADVVYDTSILDSLLKTVSNLLKETSGMFIIASTLRNQDTIREFENQIDKNNLCLMEKRIFDYTKNGLFNANKYISFCLFKTRFFTMVDIPKKRDGLNEVSLKQISEAFEMCDECGKGFEPRQAEVDHLADELKEISGRKSRNKEEFTVGELSELLTEKFVKCDISEATSELKSAFMMFDKDQKGYINFEDLKRVVAELGENINDDELWDMIKEADATKNGHVNENDFMAMMKKTSLY